A portion of the Nitrososphaerales archaeon genome contains these proteins:
- a CDS encoding winged helix-turn-helix domain-containing protein — MKKLVTMDGEGRFRAKDITIYDDPRHLKPLLNPIGWKILSLIAKRSMYPAEIAKTLGIYEQTIYYHIRRLE; from the coding sequence ATGAAGAAACTCGTTACGATGGATGGAGAAGGGAGGTTTCGAGCGAAAGATATTACGATATATGATGATCCTCGACATTTAAAGCCATTACTCAATCCGATCGGTTGGAAGATCTTATCGCTAATCGCTAAGAGGTCGATGTATCCAGCTGAAATAGCAAAGACCCTCGGTATCTATGAACAGACGATCTACTACCATATTAGAAGGCTTGAA
- a CDS encoding MoaD/ThiS family protein: MGRLFVKYYAPFDKLMGKKEEELEIEGDKIKVSDLIKLIKKSGKLDIPMESDEALSSQVLIVVDSNIAKLNDYIHDGSIVNILPPISGG, translated from the coding sequence ATGGGGAGGCTATTCGTAAAATATTACGCACCCTTCGATAAATTGATGGGTAAGAAAGAGGAAGAGTTGGAGATCGAAGGTGATAAGATCAAAGTCTCCGATTTAATTAAATTAATTAAAAAAAGTGGTAAGTTAGATATACCGATGGAGAGTGATGAAGCTTTGAGTAGTCAGGTATTAATAGTGGTAGATTCTAATATAGCCAAACTAAATGATTATATTCATGATGGTTCCATTGTAAATATACTCCCCCCAATTTCAGGAGGATGA
- a CDS encoding aldehyde ferredoxin oxidoreductase family protein, giving the protein MGNGYVGKIARIDLSKSIIREERIPDSILRMYIGGSGLGAKILYDETGAGTDPFSPENRLIFMTGPLTGTKVPLSGRHQVVSKSPLTGIYGEADVGGFWGAELKKAGYDGLIIQGKAEKPTYIWICDGSITLRNAEHLWGMDTYDLDEVLKKETDGKAVVASIGPAGERLARIAAIMHDGKDARAAARCGLGAVMGSKNLKAIVVRGSGEVSVADEEGLMKSIKELSPMIIQNTKSLHNFGTSGATMAIEKVGDLPIKNWVKGKWEEGAQKICGQRMAETILTGRFYCAACIIGCGRRVKIDKGPYAPVDGAGPEYETVAGLGAMCLIDNLEAIAKGNELCNRYGLDTISTGAVIALAMEAYERGAISKKDTDGIELTWGNADAMVKMVEKIGKREGFGWLLGEGVKRVGEKISGISDAVLHVKGLELSFHDPRAYNSVAVGYATSNRGACHLQAFSHIFERNATMPEIGYPEIQDRFGIDGKGEFVAKLQNVMSMMDSLKLCKFLFFGGIKITHIIQWIRFVTGWDMSVEEFMKTGERIFNLKRMYNVRCGISKKDDTLPLRILTLKRGEGGAADNLPPLERMLKQYYQYRGWDDQGIPKAEKLLELGITT; this is encoded by the coding sequence ATGGGTAATGGATATGTAGGAAAGATTGCACGTATCGATCTATCAAAATCGATCATACGTGAGGAACGAATACCAGATTCGATTCTAAGAATGTACATTGGAGGGAGTGGTTTAGGCGCGAAGATCCTTTACGATGAAACAGGAGCAGGTACCGATCCTTTTAGCCCTGAAAATCGATTGATATTTATGACAGGACCATTAACGGGGACGAAGGTACCTCTTTCAGGTAGGCATCAGGTGGTCTCGAAATCTCCATTGACTGGGATTTATGGTGAGGCCGATGTTGGTGGCTTCTGGGGTGCGGAATTAAAGAAGGCCGGTTACGATGGCTTAATAATTCAAGGTAAGGCTGAAAAACCTACTTACATCTGGATATGTGATGGAAGTATCACCCTTCGCAACGCTGAGCATCTATGGGGTATGGATACCTACGATTTAGATGAGGTATTAAAGAAAGAGACAGATGGTAAAGCGGTAGTCGCATCGATAGGGCCTGCTGGTGAAAGATTGGCGAGGATCGCTGCAATTATGCACGATGGGAAGGATGCGAGGGCAGCGGCTAGATGCGGGTTGGGTGCTGTGATGGGCTCGAAGAATCTGAAGGCTATTGTAGTAAGAGGAAGTGGTGAAGTGAGTGTTGCCGATGAAGAAGGGTTGATGAAATCGATTAAGGAGTTAAGTCCGATGATCATTCAAAATACCAAATCTTTACATAACTTCGGTACCTCTGGTGCTACAATGGCTATTGAGAAGGTGGGCGATTTACCTATCAAGAATTGGGTAAAGGGAAAGTGGGAAGAGGGTGCACAGAAGATCTGTGGACAGAGAATGGCGGAGACTATATTGACAGGCCGCTTTTACTGTGCAGCGTGCATAATAGGTTGTGGAAGGAGAGTGAAGATAGATAAGGGGCCTTACGCTCCCGTTGATGGTGCTGGGCCTGAATATGAGACTGTCGCTGGTTTAGGTGCGATGTGTTTAATAGATAATTTAGAGGCTATCGCGAAGGGTAACGAACTATGTAATAGATACGGATTGGATACAATATCTACGGGTGCGGTGATAGCACTCGCGATGGAGGCTTATGAAAGGGGTGCGATTAGCAAGAAAGATACGGATGGTATAGAATTAACGTGGGGTAACGCGGATGCTATGGTAAAGATGGTTGAGAAGATCGGTAAAAGGGAAGGGTTCGGCTGGCTTCTGGGTGAAGGTGTGAAGAGGGTCGGTGAAAAGATAAGTGGTATATCTGATGCTGTATTACATGTGAAGGGTTTGGAGCTATCATTCCATGATCCTCGGGCGTACAATAGTGTCGCTGTAGGTTACGCAACTTCAAATAGAGGTGCCTGCCATTTACAGGCCTTTTCACATATCTTTGAAAGAAACGCGACCATGCCCGAAATTGGCTATCCTGAAATTCAAGATAGGTTTGGTATCGACGGTAAAGGAGAGTTCGTAGCAAAACTTCAAAATGTTATGTCGATGATGGATTCATTGAAGTTATGTAAATTCTTATTCTTCGGAGGGATAAAGATCACCCATATAATTCAATGGATAAGGTTCGTGACCGGCTGGGATATGAGTGTAGAGGAGTTTATGAAGACTGGTGAGCGAATATTCAATCTGAAGAGGATGTATAATGTACGTTGTGGTATCAGTAAGAAGGATGATACGTTGCCTTTACGCATCCTCACATTGAAGAGGGGAGAGGGTGGTGCTGCAGATAACCTTCCCCCATTGGAGCGGATGTTAAAGCAGTACTATCAGTATAGAGGTTGGGATGACCAAGGCATACCGAAGGCTGAGAAGCTTTTAGAGTTGGGCATAACTACTTAG
- a CDS encoding serine hydroxymethyltransferase, with translation MHVGDSPEDYYNRIFQLLEAHHNWFKSCIPLIASENVPSAAVREALMSDFGDRYAEGWPGERVYAGCIYIDQVELLCIELAKKLFRAEFADVRPVSGVCANLSIYTAFTQPNDRMLALSIPNGGHISMGKKDFYGTAGAVHGLRVEYFAFNRDEMNIDVDQTKKIVERMAKEEHDPPKMAMFGGSLFLFPHPVKELADFFHSYNMFICYDSAHVSGLIAGGKFQDPLREGADALTLSTHKTIFGPQGGAIVSFEKYSEQIKKAVFPANTSNHHLHSVAAKAVAFAEMLKFGKEYAEQVIRNAKALAQALHERGFKVLGEKKGFTESHQVALNIVDYGGGGVLEKELERANIIVNRQLLPGDIQAGRHYTNPGGLRLGSQEVTRLGMKESDMEEIAEFIKRVIIDKEPPERVKKDVIEFRKNFQKIHYAFDTALDAYEYVRIRK, from the coding sequence TTGCACGTTGGAGACTCGCCAGAAGATTATTACAATAGGATATTTCAATTGTTAGAAGCCCATCACAATTGGTTCAAATCGTGTATACCATTGATCGCGAGTGAAAATGTGCCTTCTGCAGCGGTTAGAGAGGCGCTGATGAGCGACTTCGGAGATAGATACGCAGAGGGCTGGCCTGGTGAAAGGGTCTACGCTGGATGTATCTACATAGATCAGGTAGAGCTTTTATGTATAGAGTTGGCAAAGAAGCTCTTCAGAGCGGAGTTTGCGGATGTAAGGCCCGTTTCTGGTGTATGTGCGAACCTTTCAATATACACCGCATTCACACAACCGAACGATCGTATGTTGGCTCTATCTATACCGAATGGTGGGCATATATCGATGGGTAAAAAGGATTTTTACGGTACTGCGGGTGCGGTACATGGTTTACGTGTAGAGTACTTTGCTTTTAATAGAGATGAGATGAACATCGATGTAGACCAAACGAAGAAGATCGTCGAGAGGATGGCAAAAGAGGAGCATGACCCTCCTAAGATGGCGATGTTCGGGGGGAGCCTCTTCCTCTTCCCACATCCCGTCAAAGAATTGGCAGATTTCTTCCATAGCTACAACATGTTTATATGTTACGACTCGGCACACGTTTCAGGCCTGATCGCAGGAGGGAAGTTTCAGGATCCTTTACGAGAAGGTGCCGATGCGCTCACCTTAAGCACTCACAAAACTATCTTTGGCCCACAAGGTGGAGCCATAGTATCCTTTGAGAAGTATAGTGAGCAGATCAAGAAGGCCGTATTCCCAGCCAATACGAGCAATCACCATCTACATAGTGTAGCTGCTAAGGCTGTAGCATTTGCAGAGATGTTGAAGTTCGGTAAAGAATATGCTGAACAGGTCATAAGAAATGCAAAGGCCTTGGCCCAGGCTTTACATGAAAGAGGCTTTAAAGTCCTTGGAGAGAAGAAAGGGTTTACAGAATCTCATCAGGTCGCATTAAATATTGTAGATTATGGTGGTGGAGGGGTTTTAGAGAAGGAGCTGGAGAGGGCGAATATCATCGTAAATCGCCAACTATTGCCGGGTGATATACAAGCTGGTAGGCATTATACAAATCCTGGAGGTTTAAGGTTGGGCAGCCAAGAGGTTACACGATTGGGTATGAAGGAGAGCGATATGGAGGAGATCGCCGAATTTATAAAGAGGGTGATAATAGATAAAGAACCGCCCGAACGGGTTAAAAAGGATGTAATAGAGTTTAGAAAGAACTTTCAAAAGATACACTATGCCTTTGATACGGCGCTCGATGCGTACGAGTATGTGAGGATCAGAAAGTAG
- a CDS encoding radical SAM protein gives MSEKKIMSYHAHISYYAEKSVDKCVNCDICKEIVACPCFDVGNIDKCVGCGACYLACPHMAIELRSRMEEVKEVRIKVDGEVIYVPEKITVKRALEIAGFKFSKFPKFPNDNIFNPCGVGGCYACAVEINGVVRPSCVTKVMEGMEIKTRISESQELKRLLHGWMGHPVGGVGTPWWLKGKGYVEVAVFACGCNLRCPQCQNWTTTYNGRVLAYTPKRAAEVMTYIRRRYGVDRMAISGGECTLNRRWLIQYIKELKRLNPDREARFHIDTNTTILTSDYIDELVEVGVTDIGPDLKGLSVETFMKITGIVDRELAEKYHKTSWQALKYLVDRYKGTVFIGVGIPYNKDLITYEEIAKIGDEICRIDSELQVCVLDYRPEFRKRSMSRPSFNEMIKVWKMLKATGLKTVICQTIYGHIGPNDPKLLI, from the coding sequence ATGAGTGAAAAGAAGATCATGAGTTACCATGCACATATATCGTACTATGCTGAAAAGAGTGTAGATAAGTGTGTTAATTGTGATATCTGTAAAGAAATCGTTGCATGCCCATGCTTCGATGTAGGAAATATAGATAAATGTGTTGGATGCGGAGCCTGTTATTTAGCATGTCCACATATGGCTATAGAATTAAGGTCTAGAATGGAAGAAGTCAAAGAGGTTCGTATTAAGGTGGATGGAGAAGTTATTTACGTGCCAGAGAAGATTACAGTGAAAAGAGCGCTGGAGATTGCAGGTTTTAAATTCTCTAAATTTCCTAAATTTCCGAATGATAATATTTTTAATCCATGTGGAGTGGGAGGGTGTTATGCCTGTGCTGTTGAGATTAACGGTGTTGTAAGGCCGAGTTGTGTTACGAAAGTTATGGAAGGTATGGAGATTAAGACGAGGATTTCGGAGAGTCAGGAGCTTAAAAGGCTCCTCCATGGTTGGATGGGACATCCCGTTGGTGGTGTAGGAACACCTTGGTGGCTTAAGGGCAAGGGGTACGTTGAAGTAGCGGTCTTCGCATGTGGATGCAATCTTCGATGCCCTCAATGCCAAAACTGGACGACGACGTACAATGGTAGAGTATTGGCATATACACCAAAAAGGGCGGCTGAGGTGATGACGTATATTAGAAGGCGTTACGGTGTAGATAGAATGGCGATATCTGGAGGCGAATGTACACTTAACAGGCGTTGGTTAATTCAATATATCAAAGAGTTAAAGAGGCTCAACCCAGATCGTGAAGCGAGGTTTCATATCGATACGAATACTACGATCTTAACGAGTGATTACATAGATGAACTTGTAGAGGTTGGAGTTACCGATATAGGTCCAGATCTGAAGGGTTTAAGTGTGGAAACATTCATGAAGATCACTGGGATAGTAGATAGAGAGCTCGCTGAAAAGTACCATAAGACATCATGGCAAGCCCTCAAATATCTGGTCGATAGGTATAAAGGTACCGTCTTTATAGGAGTTGGTATCCCTTATAATAAAGATCTGATAACTTACGAAGAGATTGCTAAGATAGGTGATGAGATTTGCCGTATAGATTCTGAACTTCAAGTCTGTGTCTTAGACTATAGGCCTGAGTTTAGGAAACGATCTATGTCGAGGCCCAGCTTTAACGAAATGATCAAGGTTTGGAAGATGTTAAAGGCTACAGGGCTTAAAACGGTCATATGCCAGACCATATATGGGCATATTGGGCCTAACGATCCAAAACTATTGATTTGA
- a CDS encoding Hsp20/alpha crystallin family protein produces the protein MAKKEKEPKTSILPDACFYHDEEKYLVEIELPGVTKENIDLEVSERSICVKAPRDDVEYFGCWIFAHEVKPNQAKASFKNGLLTIIAPLAKPMKGVKVPIE, from the coding sequence TTGGCCAAGAAAGAAAAGGAACCAAAAACATCTATCTTACCCGATGCGTGCTTTTATCACGATGAGGAAAAATATCTTGTTGAAATAGAGTTACCAGGGGTTACAAAAGAGAACATCGATCTTGAAGTGAGTGAAAGAAGTATTTGTGTAAAGGCGCCACGAGATGATGTAGAATACTTTGGATGCTGGATCTTTGCCCATGAAGTCAAACCGAATCAGGCGAAGGCCTCCTTTAAGAATGGGTTGTTAACAATAATCGCACCACTCGCCAAACCGATGAAGGGTGTAAAAGTCCCTATAGAGTAG
- a CDS encoding transcriptional repressor, whose product MIQAFRKKRYKATPQRIAICKHALQNSTHPTAKAIYQKVKEEFPTISLATVYKTLKILKELSLIQELPFSDGQKRFDPNIMPHINLVCIVCGNISDLDHPVVQSIIKRVNEARGFRVTGQRLDIYGVCEKCNRLS is encoded by the coding sequence TTGATACAGGCATTTCGAAAAAAGAGGTATAAAGCAACCCCTCAAAGGATAGCCATATGCAAACACGCTCTCCAAAACTCAACCCATCCGACGGCCAAAGCCATTTACCAAAAAGTAAAGGAGGAATTCCCAACGATAAGCCTCGCAACGGTTTACAAAACTCTCAAAATCCTTAAAGAGCTCTCTTTGATTCAAGAGTTACCATTTTCAGACGGTCAGAAAAGATTCGATCCGAATATTATGCCCCATATAAACTTAGTCTGCATAGTATGTGGTAACATCAGCGATCTAGATCATCCGGTGGTGCAGTCCATTATAAAGAGAGTGAATGAGGCAAGGGGATTTAGGGTGACTGGGCAGAGGCTCGATATTTATGGGGTATGTGAAAAATGCAATAGGTTAAGTTAA
- the dps gene encoding DNA protection during starvation protein, which produces MSKGYSTNVGREMVEKAGVDVNLLIDKLKKAAAAEFTTYYYYTLLRMHCTGLEGESIKEVVEDARLEDRLHFETIVPRIYELGGELYRDLRELHDDAACTAAYLPKDPSDLKAILKVLLEAERCAIRVYTEICNMTYGKDHRTYDLSLAILHEEVEHEAWFQEILEGRPSGHFRRRRPGEGPYTQKFRHIE; this is translated from the coding sequence GTGAGTAAAGGATATTCTACCAATGTTGGTAGAGAAATGGTCGAAAAAGCGGGCGTCGATGTCAACTTATTGATAGATAAATTAAAGAAGGCCGCGGCTGCCGAATTTACAACTTACTATTACTACACTCTACTCAGAATGCATTGTACTGGTTTAGAGGGGGAATCGATAAAGGAGGTTGTAGAGGATGCAAGGCTTGAGGATAGACTCCATTTTGAAACCATCGTACCAAGAATTTACGAGCTCGGTGGAGAGCTTTATAGAGATTTAAGGGAACTTCATGACGATGCTGCTTGCACAGCAGCCTACTTGCCGAAGGATCCGAGCGATTTGAAGGCGATACTTAAAGTATTATTAGAAGCGGAAAGATGTGCCATCAGAGTCTATACAGAAATCTGCAATATGACCTATGGTAAAGACCATCGAACCTATGATCTTTCGCTAGCGATTCTACATGAAGAAGTGGAGCATGAAGCGTGGTTCCAAGAAATCCTCGAAGGAAGGCCGTCTGGACACTTTAGACGTAGAAGGCCGGGAGAGGGTCCATACACACAAAAGTTCAGACATATAGAGTAG
- a CDS encoding Rieske (2Fe-2S) protein: MNRYIKVAQAEEVPKNGMKLVKVNQLEVLLINIDGNFYAIDNRCPHMGYPLFFGRLDGRILKCGFHYAEFDIESGKPLNGVTEKPLQKIRLKRSGSALLIEYREFP, translated from the coding sequence TTGAATAGATACATAAAGGTAGCACAAGCAGAAGAAGTACCTAAAAATGGGATGAAGTTGGTAAAAGTAAATCAGCTTGAAGTCCTACTGATAAATATAGATGGCAATTTTTACGCTATAGATAATCGATGTCCACACATGGGCTATCCACTATTCTTCGGAAGACTCGATGGTAGAATATTAAAGTGTGGATTTCACTATGCTGAGTTTGATATTGAAAGTGGCAAACCGCTAAATGGAGTAACCGAAAAACCACTACAAAAGATAAGGTTGAAGAGGTCTGGCTCAGCTCTTTTGATCGAGTATAGAGAATTTCCTTAA
- a CDS encoding pyrimidine dimer DNA glycosylase/endonuclease V — MRLWSIHPEYLDIRGLIAVWREGLLAKAVLEGRTRGYVNHPQLVRFKGFREPLKAINTYLHFISIEGIRRGFRFDLKKIDKYLVDTNLKIPVTEGQLYYEYNLLINKLLCRDPIRGKVLLSNKNLKPHPIFYVIHGDVERWERIKEIKYFISKDTLTI, encoded by the coding sequence TTGAGGTTATGGAGCATACACCCGGAATATTTGGATATTCGAGGCTTGATCGCTGTATGGAGAGAAGGACTACTGGCCAAAGCAGTCTTAGAGGGAAGGACTAGAGGTTATGTGAACCATCCACAATTGGTGAGGTTCAAAGGTTTTAGAGAGCCATTAAAGGCGATCAACACGTACCTTCATTTCATCTCGATAGAAGGGATAAGAAGGGGCTTCAGATTCGATTTAAAGAAGATCGATAAATACCTCGTAGATACTAACTTAAAGATACCCGTTACGGAAGGTCAGTTATATTATGAGTATAATCTACTTATAAACAAACTCTTATGCAGAGATCCTATAAGGGGGAAGGTACTCTTGAGCAATAAAAACCTAAAACCACACCCAATATTTTATGTGATCCACGGCGATGTCGAAAGGTGGGAGAGGATAAAGGAGATTAAGTATTTTATTTCCAAAGATACGTTGACGATTTAA
- a CDS encoding thiamine pyrophosphate-dependent enzyme — MVLKWTDFKTDVFVDWCPGCGNFGILAALQMALAELGLEPHRVVLVSGIGCSGKLPHFVKAYGVHTLHGRALTFAQGIKIANPDLEVIVIGGDGDGLGIGMGHLINAGRRNVDITYLIHDNGVYGLTKGQASPTLQRGLKVKAIPKPNLNEATNYVMLAIAAGYTFVARSYAFDTKHLKEVIKRAIEHKGLALVSVLQPCPTYNDINTKEWYAGEDRRDPKTGKPIPRLYRLEDIGYDPVVRDASEDFIKKVNAMEKAKEWGDRIPIGIFYKNEFIPTFQERIASRIPFYPTYPPAKQRIHDEEGTPITSIEDFIEELRVT; from the coding sequence CTTAAGTGGACAGATTTTAAAACGGACGTCTTTGTGGATTGGTGCCCAGGGTGTGGAAACTTCGGTATATTAGCAGCTTTACAGATGGCACTGGCCGAGCTCGGGCTCGAACCACATCGCGTCGTATTGGTATCTGGAATAGGCTGTTCTGGAAAGCTGCCACACTTCGTTAAGGCTTACGGTGTCCATACACTTCATGGTAGGGCTCTAACCTTCGCCCAAGGTATCAAGATCGCAAACCCTGATTTGGAAGTAATAGTCATAGGAGGGGATGGTGATGGTCTCGGAATAGGGATGGGCCACCTTATCAATGCTGGAAGGAGAAATGTAGATATCACATATTTGATACATGATAATGGAGTCTATGGGCTTACAAAAGGTCAGGCTTCACCAACACTACAACGGGGCTTAAAGGTCAAGGCCATCCCAAAGCCGAACCTCAATGAAGCTACAAACTACGTAATGTTAGCGATAGCGGCAGGCTATACTTTCGTTGCAAGATCCTACGCCTTCGATACAAAACACCTTAAAGAGGTTATAAAACGTGCGATAGAGCATAAGGGGTTGGCTCTGGTGAGCGTATTACAACCGTGCCCCACCTACAACGATATAAACACGAAGGAATGGTACGCTGGAGAGGATCGTAGAGACCCTAAGACTGGAAAGCCGATACCGAGGCTCTATAGATTGGAGGATATTGGTTACGATCCGGTCGTGCGTGATGCATCGGAGGATTTTATTAAGAAGGTTAATGCGATGGAGAAGGCGAAGGAGTGGGGCGATCGAATACCTATTGGAATATTCTATAAAAATGAGTTCATCCCAACGTTTCAGGAGCGCATAGCGAGCAGAATACCATTCTATCCTACTTATCCACCAGCGAAACAAAGAATCCACGATGAAGAAGGTACTCCAATAACGAGTATCGAAGATTTCATCGAAGAGTTAAGAGTAACATAA